The Temnothorax longispinosus isolate EJ_2023e chromosome 7, Tlon_JGU_v1, whole genome shotgun sequence genome contains a region encoding:
- the Glcat-p gene encoding galactosylgalactosylxylosylprotein 3-beta-glucuronosyltransferase P: MKPSMKMGVIALIGICVVFYQYHLSTGVTFDQVTAFNADTSADDAGDLPIGEESDGKTPRLAEEMIRYAVYRVQITNGLSPEISSMLVRELINQLSKNASAASRNNFKPPPQSQPPATTLPPSRPSSPSSNSAESEEPLYIITPTYRRPEQIPELTRMAHTLMLVRNIHWLVIEDATVATKQVTELLERTSLKFDHLIAPMPEKYKLKKGAKPRGVSNRNRGLQWIRANATRGVFYFADDDNTYDIELFDEIRKTKTVSMFPVGLCTKFGLSSPILKNGKFAGFYDGWVAGRKFPVDMAGFAVSVKFLHQRPNATMPFRAGYEEDGFLKSLAPFEPRDAQLLADNCTKVLAWHTQTKKNEPSAPLDMKLYGATNLVKLKQQIV, from the exons ATGAAGCCGTCCATGAAAATGGGAGTGATCGCCTTGATAGGGATCTGCGTAGTCTTTTATCAGTATCACCTGTCCACCGGCGTTACTTTCGATCAAGTAACGGCCTTCAATGCCGATACTTCCGCAGACGACGCCGGGGATTTGCCGATCGGTGAGGAGAGCGATGGCAAAACCCCAAGGCTCGCCGAGGAAatg ATTCGATACGCCGTGTACCGAGTACAAATCACGAACGGCCTGAGTCCAGAAATAAGCTCGATGCTTGTGCGGGAACTTATCAATCAATTAAGCAAAAACGCTTCGGCGGCCTctagaaataatttcaagcCTCCGCCGCAATCGCAACCCCCGGCGACGACGTTACCGCCGTCTCGCCCGTCGTCCCCTTCATCGAATTCCGCGGAGTCCGAAGAACCCCTGTACATCATCACGCCCACATATCGAAGACCCGAGCAGATTCCCGAACTCACGAGGATGGCCCATACGTTGATGTTGGTGAGAAACATACACTGGCTCGTCATCGAAGACGCTACCGTCGCCACCAAACAAGTGACCGAATTATTGGAAAGAACGAGCTTGAAGTTCGATCATTTAATCG CTCCAATGCCGGAGAAATACAAACTCAAGAAGGGCGCCAAGCCGCGAGGGGTATCGAACAGAAATCGCGGTTTGCAGTGGATCAGGGCGAACGCCACGAGAGGTGTGTTCTACTTCGCCGACGACGACAATACTTACGATATTGAACTTTTCGACGAG ATTCGCAAGACGAAGACGGTGTCGATGTTCCCAGTGGGGCTGTGCACCAAGTTCGGGCTGAGTTCGCCGATCCTGAAAAATGGCAAGTTCGCCGGGTTCTACGATGGCTGGGTAGCCGGTCGGAAGTTCCCGGTGGACATGGCCGGGTTCGCCGTAAGCGTCAAATTCCTGCACCAGCGGCCGAACGCTACCATGCCATTTCGCGCGGGATACGAGGAGGACGGCTTCCTGAAGAGCCTGGCTCCGTTCGAGCCGCGGGACGCTCAATTGCTGGCGGACAATTGCACCAAGGTGCTCGCCTGGCACACGCAGACGAAGAAAAACGAGCCGAGCGCGCCGCTGGACATGAAACTTTACGGCGCGACGAACCTGGTGAAGCTTAAGCAGCAGATAGTATGA